The Ostrinia nubilalis chromosome 17, ilOstNubi1.1, whole genome shotgun sequence genome contains a region encoding:
- the LOC135080075 gene encoding uncharacterized oxidoreductase YjmC isoform X1, whose protein sequence is MFIKMGKVATADAFRFMTDCLKAAGAAAKAAEQQAELLIQADRLGHPSHGLNRLEMYVNDIVSGACQPNNEPKILKESPSTAWIDANNVLGATASHFAMDVAISKAKNTGVGWVTVKGSNHNGMAGWWAQKAADKGLIGMAFTNTSPLLAPTRSKQSALGTNPMSVVAPASQGESFYLDMATTAVAVGKIEMQRRKGEPIPRGWAQGPDGKETTDAELGYNTACLMPLGGGEQTSGYKGFGLAAMVELFCGISAGSNYGHHVRSWSHAGTGGAANLGHCFVAVDPECFAPGFGDRLTEAIQHWRQLEPTDPNLPVLAPGDKEKKSAKETDARGTVSYVQQQIDSSAALAERLKVKPMEVIQDN, encoded by the exons ATG TTTATCAAAATGGGCAAGGTAGCGACAGCAGACGCGTTCCGCTTCATGACGGACTGCTTGAAGGCAGCAGGGGCAGCAGCGAAGGCAGCCGAGCAGCAAGCTGAGCTGCTCATACAGGCTGATAGGCTGGGGCATCCCAGCCATGGTCTGAATAGACTTG AAATGTACGTCAACGACATAGTAAGCGGTGCTTGCCAGCCGAACAACGAGCCAAAGATCCTAAAGGAGAGTCCTTCGACCGCGTGGATAGACGCCAACAATGTGCTGGGAGCCACCGCCAGCCATTTCGCTATGGACGTGGCCATCAGCAAGGCGAAGAACACTGGCGTTGGATGGGTTACTGTAAAAG GGTCAAACCACAACGGCATGGCAGGCTGGTGGGCGCAAAAGGCGGCAGACAAAGGACTGATAGGCATGGCGTTCACGAACACATCGCCGCTCTTGGCTCCCACAAGGAGTAAACAG TCTGCCCTCGGGACAAACCCTATGTCCGTGGTGGCGCCAGCGTCGCAGGGCGAATCATTCTACTTGGACATGGCTACAACAGCCGTCGCAGTTGGCAAG ATTGAAATGCAGCGAAGAAAAGGAGAACCCATACCAAGAGGGTGGGCACAAGGACCTGATGGCAAGGAGACGACAGACGCTGAGCtg GGCTACAACACAGCATGTTTGATGCCCTTGGGTGGAGGAGAGCAGACCTCAGGATACAAAGGTTTCGGACTGGCAGCTATGGTGGAATTGTTCTGCGGAATTTCTGCTG GTTCAAACTACGGGCACCACGTGCGCTCGTGGTCCCACGCTGGGACAGGCGGCGCTGCTAACCTGGGACACTGCTTCGTGGCTGTGGACCCTGAGTGCTTCGCCCCCGGCTTTGGAGATCGGCTCACTGAGGCCATACAACACTGGAGGCAGCTAGAACCG aCGGATCCTAACCTGCCAGTTTTAGCGCCTGGAGACAAGGAGAAGAAATCGGCAAAAGAAACTGATGCGCGCGGCACAGTATCGTATGTCCAGCAGCAGATCGACTCTAGCGCCGCCCTGGCGGAAAGACTGAAAGTTAAGCCCATGGAAGTGATACAAGACAACTAG
- the LOC135080075 gene encoding uncharacterized oxidoreductase YjmC isoform X2 encodes MGKVATADAFRFMTDCLKAAGAAAKAAEQQAELLIQADRLGHPSHGLNRLEMYVNDIVSGACQPNNEPKILKESPSTAWIDANNVLGATASHFAMDVAISKAKNTGVGWVTVKGSNHNGMAGWWAQKAADKGLIGMAFTNTSPLLAPTRSKQSALGTNPMSVVAPASQGESFYLDMATTAVAVGKIEMQRRKGEPIPRGWAQGPDGKETTDAELGYNTACLMPLGGGEQTSGYKGFGLAAMVELFCGISAGSNYGHHVRSWSHAGTGGAANLGHCFVAVDPECFAPGFGDRLTEAIQHWRQLEPTDPNLPVLAPGDKEKKSAKETDARGTVSYVQQQIDSSAALAERLKVKPMEVIQDN; translated from the exons ATGGGCAAGGTAGCGACAGCAGACGCGTTCCGCTTCATGACGGACTGCTTGAAGGCAGCAGGGGCAGCAGCGAAGGCAGCCGAGCAGCAAGCTGAGCTGCTCATACAGGCTGATAGGCTGGGGCATCCCAGCCATGGTCTGAATAGACTTG AAATGTACGTCAACGACATAGTAAGCGGTGCTTGCCAGCCGAACAACGAGCCAAAGATCCTAAAGGAGAGTCCTTCGACCGCGTGGATAGACGCCAACAATGTGCTGGGAGCCACCGCCAGCCATTTCGCTATGGACGTGGCCATCAGCAAGGCGAAGAACACTGGCGTTGGATGGGTTACTGTAAAAG GGTCAAACCACAACGGCATGGCAGGCTGGTGGGCGCAAAAGGCGGCAGACAAAGGACTGATAGGCATGGCGTTCACGAACACATCGCCGCTCTTGGCTCCCACAAGGAGTAAACAG TCTGCCCTCGGGACAAACCCTATGTCCGTGGTGGCGCCAGCGTCGCAGGGCGAATCATTCTACTTGGACATGGCTACAACAGCCGTCGCAGTTGGCAAG ATTGAAATGCAGCGAAGAAAAGGAGAACCCATACCAAGAGGGTGGGCACAAGGACCTGATGGCAAGGAGACGACAGACGCTGAGCtg GGCTACAACACAGCATGTTTGATGCCCTTGGGTGGAGGAGAGCAGACCTCAGGATACAAAGGTTTCGGACTGGCAGCTATGGTGGAATTGTTCTGCGGAATTTCTGCTG GTTCAAACTACGGGCACCACGTGCGCTCGTGGTCCCACGCTGGGACAGGCGGCGCTGCTAACCTGGGACACTGCTTCGTGGCTGTGGACCCTGAGTGCTTCGCCCCCGGCTTTGGAGATCGGCTCACTGAGGCCATACAACACTGGAGGCAGCTAGAACCG aCGGATCCTAACCTGCCAGTTTTAGCGCCTGGAGACAAGGAGAAGAAATCGGCAAAAGAAACTGATGCGCGCGGCACAGTATCGTATGTCCAGCAGCAGATCGACTCTAGCGCCGCCCTGGCGGAAAGACTGAAAGTTAAGCCCATGGAAGTGATACAAGACAACTAG
- the LOC135079739 gene encoding (2R)-3-sulfolactate dehydrogenase (NADP(+))-like, with protein MPEVRVDEVQRFMEEALRAAGAPPSEAEAHAALLLHADTTGHFSHGLNRLVFYINDIKKGAVNANAKPTILKEAAATAWVDGGSGLGATVGNFCMDLAIKKARESGVGVVSAKGCTHFGMAGYWALKAERQGLIGLAFTNSSPVMVPTRAKDAAMGTNPIAFFAPAANGDSLGVDMASTAVALGKIEVQIHKGEPIPEGWAYGPDGKPTTDAQLAFDTYRLMPLGGMEATSGYKGYGLSAAIEVLCGGLSGANMSYQNGPWSIEGAASAPNLGQCFMAIDPGQFAPGFGERIAAGLQHWRSLEPMDPSLPVLAPGDKERANAEQTKKKGTISYARNMIDMYARVAQHLGVKPMEILE; from the exons ATGCCCGAGGTTCGTGTGGACGAGGTACAGAGGTTCATGGAGGAAGCCCTGAGGGCCGCGGGCGCTCCGCCCTCGGAGGCGGAGGCCCACGCGGCCCTACTGCTGCATGCTGACACCACAGGGCATTTTAGCCATGGCTTGAACAGACTAG tatTCTACATAAACGACATCAAAAAAGGCGCTGTGAACGCCAACGCCAAGCCAACGATATTGAAGGAAGCTGCCGCTACAGCGTGGGTGGACGGCGGAAGCGGCCTTGGAGCCACTGTGGGCAACTTCTGCATGGACCTGGCCATCAAGAAGGCGAGGGAATCTGGCGTTGGAGTCGTCTCTGCTAAAG GTTGCACCCATTTCGGGATGGCAGGCTATTGGGCGCTGAAGGCAGAGCGGCAGGGCCTCATTGGACTGGCCTTCACGAACTCTTCGCCAGTTATGGTGCCGACCAGGGCTAAAGAT gcaGCTATGGGAACAAACCCCATAGCGTTTTTTGCGCCCGCAGCAAACGGTGATTCATTAGGAGTGGACATGGCAAGCACAGCAGTGGCTTTGGGAAAG ATAGAAGTCCAAATTCACAAGGGAGAACCAATACCAGAGGGGTGGGCTTACGGTCCGGACGGAAAACCAACCACAGATGCACAGTtg GCCTTCGACACTTATCGCCTAATGCCCCTCGGCGGTATGGAAGCAACCAGCGGATACAAGGGATATGGCCTGTCCGCGGCTATCGAGGTGCTATGCGGGGGACTTTCTG GTGCCAACATGTCGTACCAGAACGGTCCGTGGAGCATCGAAGGTGCTGCCAGCGCACCTAACTTGGGACAGTGCTTCATGGCCATCGACCCGGGACAGTTTGCCCCTGGCTTCGGCGAACGTATAGCAGCGGGACTGCAGCACTGGAGGAGCTTAGAACCG ATGGACCCATCCCTGCCAGTGCTAGCGCCTGGAGACAAGGAACGCGCCAACGCGGAACAAACCAAGAAGAAAGGAACAATCTCGTACGCCCGGAACATGATCGATATGTATGCGCGAGTGGCGCAGCATTTAGGTGTGAAGCCGATGGAAATCTTGGAATAA